Genomic DNA from Frondihabitans sp. PAMC 28766:
CTCGAGGATCTTCGCGTCGGTGATCGCGCCGAAGTAGCCGTCGGTGAGCTCGCGCGCCTCGAGAGCCAACTGCCAGGAGGCCGGGTTGCCGATGCGGATGGCGCTGGCGATGGTCTCGGGGTGCTTGACGACCGAGCCCTCGACGATCGGGGCGCTGCCTGAGGCCTGGAACCCGAACATGCGGGGCAGCTTCGAGGCGCGACCGGCCTCGAGGTCTTCGCGGTAGCCCCGCGTGTAGGCGGTGTAGTTGCCGGCGTTGCCGACCGGGAGGTAGTGGAAGTCGGGCGCGTCGCCCAGCACGTCGACGATCTCGAAGGCAGCGGTCTTCTGGCCCTCGATGCGGTCGTTGTTGACCGAGTTGACGAGGTGCACCGGGTAGTTCGCGGCGAGGTCCCGAGCGATGTCGAGGCAGTCGTCGAAATTGCCCTGGATCTGCAGCAGCTGGCCGTTGTGCGCCACGGCCTGGCTGAGCTTGCCCATGGCGATCTTGCCCTCGGGCACCAGCACGGCGGCCGTGATGCCGGCGTGAGCGGCGTAGGCGGCGGCCGACGCGGACGTGTTGCCGGTCGAGGCGCAGATGACGGCCTTCGCACCGTGCTCGACGGCCTTCGAGATCGCCATCGTCATGCCGCGGTCTTTGAACGAGCCGGTCGGGTTGATGCCCTCGTACTTCACCCAGACCTCGGCGCCGGTGCGCTCGCTCAGTGCGCGCGCCGGGATGAGGGGCGTCCCGCCCTCGCCGAGCGTGACGATCGGGGTCCGGTCGGTGACGTCGAGACGGTCGGCGTATTCGCGCAGGACACCCTGCCACTGGTGGGCCATCAGGCTCCTTCGACTCTGAGCACGCTCGTGACGGAGTTCACGACGGCTGCGGTGGTGAGAGAGGCGACCGTGGCGGCGAGCGAAGACTCGCGGGCACGGTGCGTCCCGATGATCAGCGTAGCGGTGGCGGATTTCGCGCCCTGCGCTGTGACGCCCGATGTCTGCTCGACTGTCTGGACGCTCACGTCGTGCTCGGCCAGGATGCCGGCCACGGTGGCGAGCACGCCGGGCTGGTCGGCGACGTCGAGGGTGATCTGGTAGCTCGTCGAGACGTTGCCCATGGGCAGGACTCGGAGACCCGCGTGGTTCGACTCGGCGAGGCCCGGGCCGCCGATGACGTGGCGTCGGGCTGCCGAGACGAGGTCGCCGAGCACCGCCGAGGCGGTCTCCACTCCCCCGGCGCCGGCGCCGTAGAACATGAGGTCGCCCGCGGCCTCGGCCTCGACGAAGACGGCGTTCTTCGCGCCGTGCACCGCGGCCAGCGGGTGGCCGAGCGGCACGAGCGCCGGGTGGACGCGCGCGCTCACACCGTCGGTGCCGTCGTCGTCGACGAGTCGCTCGCAGATCGCGAGCAGCTTCAGCACGTAGCCCGCCTTGCGCGCCGCCTCGACCTGCTCATGAGTGACCTGGGTGATGCCCTCGCGGTGCACCGCCATGAGGGGCACCGTCGTGTGGAATGCCAGGCTGGCGAGGATCGTCGCCTTCTGAGCGGCGTCGTACCCCTCGACGTCGGCCGTCGGGTCGGCCTCGGCGTAGCCGAGCTCGGTCGCGATGGCCAGGGCGTCGTCGAGCGACTCGCCGAGGGTGTCCATTCGATCGAGGATGAAGTTGGTCGTGCCGTTGACGATGCCCATCACGCGCACGATGCGGTCGCCCGCGAGGCTCTCGCGCAGCGGCCTGATGATGGGGATCGCCCCGGCGACGGCGGCCTCGTAGTAGAGCTGGGCGCCGACCTGCTCGGCGGCCTCGAAGAGCTCGGGCCCGTGGCTCGCCAGAAGGGCCTTGTTGCCGGTGATCACGTCGGCGCCCGAGCCCAGAGCTTCGAGCACGAGCGTGCGCGCAGGCTCGATGCCGCCGATGAGCTCGACGACGATGTCGGC
This window encodes:
- the thrC gene encoding threonine synthase, giving the protein MAHQWQGVLREYADRLDVTDRTPIVTLGEGGTPLIPARALSERTGAEVWVKYEGINPTGSFKDRGMTMAISKAVEHGAKAVICASTGNTSASAAAYAAHAGITAAVLVPEGKIAMGKLSQAVAHNGQLLQIQGNFDDCLDIARDLAANYPVHLVNSVNNDRIEGQKTAAFEIVDVLGDAPDFHYLPVGNAGNYTAYTRGYREDLEAGRASKLPRMFGFQASGSAPIVEGSVVKHPETIASAIRIGNPASWQLALEARELTDGYFGAITDAKILEAHRILSREVGVFVEPASAISVAGLLERAEAGQVPAGSRVVLTVTGHGLKDPQWALKTEDGGEVRPTVVGVDTAAVADVLGLVRATT
- a CDS encoding homoserine dehydrogenase, with product MIEYRNVRVALLGAGSVGSQVARLLLEHGDELAGRAGAGLELTGIAVRDLEAERDVDLPRELFTTDARSLILGADIVVELIGGIEPARTLVLEALGSGADVITGNKALLASHGPELFEAAEQVGAQLYYEAAVAGAIPIIRPLRESLAGDRIVRVMGIVNGTTNFILDRMDTLGESLDDALAIATELGYAEADPTADVEGYDAAQKATILASLAFHTTVPLMAVHREGITQVTHEQVEAARKAGYVLKLLAICERLVDDDGTDGVSARVHPALVPLGHPLAAVHGAKNAVFVEAEAAGDLMFYGAGAGGVETASAVLGDLVSAARRHVIGGPGLAESNHAGLRVLPMGNVSTSYQITLDVADQPGVLATVAGILAEHDVSVQTVEQTSGVTAQGAKSATATLIIGTHRARESSLAATVASLTTAAVVNSVTSVLRVEGA